ACCAAACCATTGACCAGGCAGATTTTCAAAATATCACTAAAAGCATCATCACTTTTGGATCAGGTGGGATTCCCAATGCAGAATCGCCTTATACGCCAAGATGGAACACTTCGGTGGGGTTAAATTATGACTGGAAAAGTTTGACTTTTGGTGTGTCCGGTAATTTTGTAAGTGAACAATTCACAGAATTCAACAATTTCAAGAACGAATCTGCCGATGGAGCTATTGGAAAATTGCCCGCATATCATTCAATAGATGCTTTTGCAAACTATGATTTCAGCTTTGGAAAAAAGGTAAACTTTACGGCTTTTGTCAATGGAAAAAATATCACGAACGAGGTCTACAGAGCTTCCCGATTGAACCGAGCAACTTCAGGAATATTTGGAGGCGGCTTCAGACAGATTATTTTTGGAGTAAACATGAAGATATGAAGAATGTTTCTCGTGTTGCATTAACATTGATGCTCCTAATTTGCAGTTATTTGTATTAGTATTGCTAGAATATAGTTATGCCACCTTTAATCTAAATTGGGAGGATGGATTGGGCAAGACACTTAAAGACGCCACGTTCAAGGATTATTTTGAGAATGTGACTTATGCCTAAGTATTAGGGTCTTTGTTTTATTTATCTGAGTAGTTAAAATTATCAATATTTAATCTAAACGTATACAATTGCTCCCCAGCTACCTCAATCATATTCCATTTTACAAAGCCGAGTTTTTGTAAAAGTCCAATGGATGCTGTGTTATGAATCAATGTAATCGCAAAAACATCATGGAATGCCCCGCAGAGAAAGAGCTGAGAAAGTAGGGCTACGCATCCTTCATAGGCATATCCTTGCCTGGTAAAGGACGGTAAAAAAGCAAATCCAAAATCTGGATATTCCAGGTGATCCCTTTGCATAAAAGTGAGGATACCGATGGGTATCTGATCTGCTTTGTAACTGACCACCCAATAATGTTTTTGTTGATGACTTAAGATGGAGTAGATGTAGTCAGCAGCAGCCTCGACCGAATGTATTCCTTTATCTCCAATGTATCGTATCCAATTCGGTGTATTGACCAATGTATGGATAAATGCCGCATCGGATACCTCAAGTTTTCTGATATGGAGCCTGAGCGTTTCCAGGGTATTAAGCTGTATTTGCGATATATTCAAAGGTTCAAAAGCAATAAATGGTATTAGTTAAAAGGCATCAAATATACTCTCTGCTAACTGAATCATTCTTTTCCTTCTCTCGTATAAATAATCATTTGCTGCATATTTTGCTTAGCTTTATCTCAAAGGTGGTTATTTTTGCTTACCTATATTTTTTAAAGAAAAATTTATGAAAAAAGAAGAAATCAATTCCTCCCGTAGGAAATTTATTAAAATCTCCGGTTCTACTTTAGCTGCAGGTACAGTAGGTTTTAATGTGATCGCCAATCCTTATCCGAGCCATCATTTTAACGCAGATACCCTCAAGGTAGGGATCATCGGATGCGGAGGAAGAGGCAGTGGGGCTGCTCTGCAAGCGATGAAAGCAGACAAAAATGTTTATTTAACGGCGATGGCAGATGTGTTTGAAGACAGGCTGGATACCTCCTATCAATCACTGATGGAGGAGGTCCCGGATAAAATCAAAGTGCCGGCCGGCCAAAAGTTTTTGGGATTCGATGCGTATAAAAAGCTGCTGCAGACGGATGTAGATGTCATCATCCTGGCCACTCCGCCCTGTTTCAGACCGGCCCATC
The window above is part of the Saprospiraceae bacterium genome. Proteins encoded here:
- a CDS encoding GNAT family N-acetyltransferase, with the translated sequence MNISQIQLNTLETLRLHIRKLEVSDAAFIHTLVNTPNWIRYIGDKGIHSVEAAADYIYSILSHQQKHYWVVSYKADQIPIGILTFMQRDHLEYPDFGFAFLPSFTRQGYAYEGCVALLSQLFLCGAFHDVFAITLIHNTASIGLLQKLGFVKWNMIEVAGEQLYTFRLNIDNFNYSDK